A stretch of the Tissierellales bacterium genome encodes the following:
- a CDS encoding prepilin-type N-terminal cleavage/methylation domain-containing protein, whose amino-acid sequence MFERIIKNLAKDNRGFTLIELVVVIAILGILALIAVPRLAGTTRKADISAHNANVRSLESAATMYIAENTNI is encoded by the coding sequence GTGTTTGAAAGGATTATTAAAAACTTAGCAAAAGATAACAGGGGATTTACATTAATTGAATTGGTAGTAGTAATAGCCATATTAGGAATTCTAGCACTAATAGCGGTACCAAGACTAGCAGGTACAACGAGGAAAGCTGATATAAGTGCACATAATGCAAATGTAAGAAGTTTAGAAAGTGCAGCAACTATGTATATTGCAGAAAATACTAATATT